The Medicago truncatula cultivar Jemalong A17 chromosome 4, MtrunA17r5.0-ANR, whole genome shotgun sequence genome includes a region encoding these proteins:
- the LOC112418359 gene encoding uncharacterized protein, whose product MKAQDPLEEIDLGVGTVKRPTYVSAKILEGFKNQIAELLKEYKDCFAWDYNEMPGLNREVVELKLPIRPDKKPVKKIPRRFAPQILPKIKEEIDRLLKCGFIRPASNVDWLANVVPVKKKNGTIMVCIDFRDLNLATPKDEYPMPVAEMLVDSAAGFDYLSMLDGYSGYNQIFIAEEDIAKTAFRCPGASGCYEWLVMPFGLKNAGATYQRAMNLMFHDFIENFMQVYIDDIVVKSSSEERHLEYLRQSFERMRKYGLKMNPLKCAFGVCAGDFLGFVVHKKGIEINQNKTKAIIETKAPSTKKELQSLLGKINFLRRFISNLSGKTQAFSPLLRLKKDDVFKWEPEHQKAFNEIKSYLVNPPVLSPLLKGRRMKLYIATSDSTIGSMLAQEDEHGTERAIYYLSRVLNDVETRYHPSEKLCLCLFFSCTKLKHYIKSFDVYVYSHFDIIKHMLSKPILHSRVGKLALALTEYSLTYQSLKAVKGQIVADFIVDHSVDEVLTTEIENHPWNLYFDGSSHKNGTGVGIVIVSPKHHIFKYMFRINQLCSNNEAEYEALITGLEIALKLGARYIEIRGDFELVLRQMTKEYRCVKESLVTYHAIASRLLKQFTHVEIRHIPRMENQAANDLAQRASGYKIPKDQMQEPIEIRNRRNSMDLFSGKSLTPKLGGTEAGQMSIKGTDFVQIFVINDLNENDWRKPIIKYLENPDGTTCRKVKYRALSYVIMGNELFKKTSEGILLKCLGETDAYLAVSNTHDGTCGTHQAGHKMKWLLFRQGLYWPTMLKDCVEFAKGCQGCQKYVGIQRVPASELHAIVKPWPFRGWALDVIGEIKPTSSKGYRYILVGIDYFTKWIEAIPLKDVTQEEVISFIQEFIIYRFGIPETITTDQGSVFTGRKMAKFAEDTGFKLLTSTPYYAQANGQVKAANKNIIAIIKQKIKAKPKN is encoded by the coding sequence ATGAAAGCGCAAGATCCCCTCGAGGAAATCGACTTGGGAGTTGGTACTGTCAAAAGACCTACTTATGTAAGTGCCAAAATCCTTGAAggattcaaaaatcaaattgcAGAGCTACTAAAAGAATACAAAGATTGCTTTGCATGGGATTACAATGAAATGCCTGGTTTAAACCGGGAAGTGGTAGAATTAAAATTACCAATTCGACCAGACAAAAAGCCAGTCAAGAAAATTCCCCGTCGTTTCGCTCCACAGATCCTACCAAAGATCAAAGAAGAGATCGATAGACTGCTGAAATGCGGTTTTATCAGGCCTGCAAGTAATGTAGATTGGCTAGCAAATGTAGTtccagttaaaaagaaaaatggaaccaTAATGGTATGCATAGATTTTAGAGATCTGAATCTCGCTACCCCTAAAGACGAATACCCAATGCCGGTAGCAGAAATGCTAGTAGATTCAGCGGCGGGTTTCGATTACTTGAGTATGCTAGATGGATATTCTGGCTACAATCAAATCTTTATTGCAGAAGAAGATATCGCTAAGACCGCATTTCGATGCCCAGGGGCATCAGGGTGTTATGAATGGCTAGTAATGCCATTCGGTCTaaaaaatgctggtgctacGTACCAGAGAGCGATGAACTTGATGTTCCATGATTTTATAGAAAATTTTATGCAGGTttatattgatgatattgtagTGAAATCTTCTTCAGAAGAGAGACATTTGGAATATCTACGCCAATCATTCGAAAGGATGAGGAAAtatggattgaaaatgaatccTTTAAAATGTGCATTTGGGGTTTGTGCAGGTGATTTCTTAGGTTTCGTCGTGCATAAAAAAGGAATCGAAATCAACCAGAACAAAACCAAGGCAATAATCGAGACCAAAGCTCCTTCTACAAAGAAAGAGTTGCAGTCTCTACTAGGCAAGATCAACTTTCTCCGGAGGTTTATATCAAACCTAAGTGGCAAAACACAAGCTTTCTCACCACTACTCCGACTAAAGAAAGATGATGTTTTCAAATGGGAACCAGAACACCAAAAAGCTTTCAATGAAATCAAGTCATATTTAGTAAACCCTCCGGTTCTTTCTCCTTTGTTGAAGGGCAGGAGAATGAAGTTATATATAGCAACGTCAGATAGCACCATAGGAAGTATGTTAGCACAAGAAGATGAACATGGCACAGAAAGGGCCATTTACTATTTAAGTCGTGTACTTAATGATGTTGAAACAAGATATCATCCTAGTGAAAAACTTTGTTTGTGCTTATTCTTCTCATGTACAAAACTTAAGCATTATATAAAGTCTTTTGACGTTTATGTTTATTCCCATTTTGATATCATTAAGCATATGTTGTCGAAACCAATTCTACATAGCAGAGTCGGAAAATTGGCCTTGGCATTGACAGAATATTCATTGACTTATCAATCATTAAAAGCTGTCAAAGGCCAAATTGTGGCCGATTTTATTGTAGATCATTCAGTAGATGAAGTTTTGACAACTGAAATAGAAAACCATCCGTGGAATTTATATTTCGATGGTTCTAGTCATAAAAATGGTACTGGCGTGGGGATAGTGATAGTCTCGCCCAAACACCATATATTTAAATACATGTTTCGAATTAATCAGCTTTGCTCTAACAATGAGGCAGAATATGAAGCCTTAATTACAGGTCTAGAAATCGCACTCAAACTGGGGGCAAGATACATCGAAATCAGAGGAGATTTTGAACTTGTCCTTAGACAGATGACAAAAGAGTATAGGTGCGTTAAGGAAAGTTTGGTCACCTATCATGCAATAGCTAGCAGATTGTTAAAACAGTTCACCCACGTGGAAATTCGGCACATACCTCGAATGGAGAACCAAGCTGCAAATGATCTGGCACAGAGGGCCTCTGGATACAAAATACCGAAGGACCAGATGCAAGAGCCGATAGAAATTAGAAACAGACGAAATTCGATGGATTTGTTCTCTGGCAAATCGTTAACGCCAAAACTTGGGGGGACTGAAGCAGGCCAAATGTCCATAAAAGGTACAGATTTTGtccaaatttttgtcattaacgatttaaatgaaaatgattggcGAAAACCTATAATAAAATATCTGGAAAATCCAGATGGAACCACCTGTCGAAAAGTGAAATACAGGGCCTTGAGCTATGTAATTATGGGCAATGAATTATTTAAAAAGACTTCAGAAGGAATTTTGTTGAAATGCCTAGGCGAAACAGATGCATATCTGGCTGTTTCGAATACACACGACGGAACTTGTGGAACACACCAAGCGGGCCATAAAATGAAATGGCTTTTATTTCGACAAGGGTTATATTGGCCAACTATGCTCAAAGATTGCGTAGAATTCGCGAAAGGATGCCAAGGATGCCAAAAATATGTTGGAATTCAGCGCGTCCCGGCAAGTGAACTTCATGCGATAGTCAAACCTTGGCCATTTAGAGGATGGGCTTTGGATGTGATAGGGGAAATCAAACCCACTTCATCGAAAGGATATAGATACATTTTAGTAGGAATAGATTATTTCACAAAATGGATAGAAGCAATTCCCTTAAAAGATGTTACTCAAGAGGAAGTTATAAGTTTCATCCAGGAGTTCATCATCTATAGGTTCGGTATTCCAGAAACCATAACCACAGACCAAGGATCCGTATTCACTGGTCGAAAGATGGCGAAATTTGCCGAAGATACAGGCTTTAAATTGCTAACCTCGACGCCATATTATGCACAAGCAAATGGTCAGGTTAAAGCagcaaacaaaaatatcattgccattatcaaacaaaaaataaaggcaAAGCCGAAGAATTGA